A DNA window from Massilia putida contains the following coding sequences:
- the metH gene encoding methionine synthase, which produces MITAVHAPSPVEAQLRDILARRIMILDGAMGTIIQQYKLDEQAYRGGPNGRFIGFTAPADSGARELFVKGNNELLNLTQPQIIQEIHERYLAAGADIIETNTFGATSVAQDDYHMAHLVREMNVEAAKLARAACVKYSTPDKPRYAAGALGPTPKTASISPDVNDPAARNVTFDQLVTAYYEQVDALVEGGVDLLLVETIFDTLNCKAALFAIDQYFTEHPGTPRLPLMISGTVTDASGRILSGQTVSAFWNSVRHAKPLTIGLNCALGAALMRPYAEELSQIADTFVCIYPNAGLPNPMSDTGFDELPSDTSALLREFADAGFVNIAGGCCGTTPEHIQAIGELLADCPPRTVPEIPVALRLSGLEPFVVDDTSLFVNVGERTNVTGSKAFARMILNEQFDEALSVARQQVENGAQVIDINMDEAMLDSQAAMTRFLNLIASEPDISRVPIMIDSSKWSVIEAGLKCVQGKAIVNSISMKEGEEEFLRQATLCRRYGAAVIVMAFDEKGQADTFERKIEICKRAYDTLVQKVGFPPEDIIFDPNIFAIATGIEEHDNYAVDFINATRWIREHLPYAKVSGGVSNVSFSFRGNDPAREAIHTVFLYHAIKAGMTMGIVNAGMVGVYDDLDPELRERVEDVVLNRRPDATERMIEFAGTLKAGGAKQEQNLEWRSAPVGKRLAHALVHGITQWIVEDTEEARQQIANEGGRPIQVIEGPLMDGMNVVGDLFGQGKMFLPQVVKSARVMKQAVAHLIPFIEEEKAAEEARTGIVAKPKGKMVIATVKGDVHDIGKNIVSVVLQCNNFEIVNMGVMVPASEILAKAKAENADIIGLSGLITPSLEEMAHVAREMQRDPWFRDRRIPLLIGGATTSRAHTAVKIAPHYEGPVVYVPDASRSVSVGQSLVTAETRDGYVAEIAEDYERIREQHANKKALPMVSLEQARANKAQLSFAPVKPKFIGRRVFKNVDLALLSRYIDWGPFFQTWDLAGPYPAILTDEVVGEAATKVFEEGQAMLKKIIDGRWLTANGAIALLPANSVNDDDIEIYTDDTRSEVAFTYYGLRQQGVKPVVDGIQRPNQCLADFIAPKSSGIADYIGMFAVTAGIGAEKIEKRFEAAGDDYSSIMVKALADRLAEAFAEYMHERVRTDLWGYVADEKLSNEALIKEEYVGIRPAPGYPACPEHTVKADLFKTLQAEEIGMQLTESFAMYPGAAVSGFYFAHPESKYFVVGKIGQDQLEDMAKRRGLPKDEVERYLAPNL; this is translated from the coding sequence ATGATCACCGCCGTCCACGCCCCCTCCCCCGTCGAAGCCCAGCTGCGCGACATCCTCGCACGCCGCATCATGATTCTGGACGGCGCGATGGGCACGATCATCCAACAATACAAGCTGGACGAGCAGGCCTACCGCGGCGGTCCGAACGGCCGCTTCATCGGTTTCACGGCGCCGGCCGATAGCGGCGCGCGCGAACTGTTCGTCAAGGGCAACAACGAATTGCTGAACCTGACGCAGCCGCAGATCATCCAGGAAATCCACGAACGCTACCTGGCCGCCGGCGCCGACATCATCGAGACGAACACGTTCGGCGCCACCAGCGTCGCCCAGGACGACTACCACATGGCGCATCTCGTGCGCGAGATGAACGTGGAAGCCGCGAAGCTCGCGCGCGCCGCCTGCGTGAAATATTCGACGCCGGACAAGCCCCGCTACGCCGCCGGCGCCCTCGGCCCGACGCCGAAGACCGCGTCCATCTCCCCGGACGTGAACGACCCGGCCGCCCGCAACGTCACGTTCGACCAGCTCGTGACGGCGTATTACGAGCAGGTCGACGCGCTCGTCGAGGGCGGCGTCGACCTGCTGCTCGTCGAGACCATCTTCGATACGCTGAACTGCAAGGCGGCCCTGTTCGCCATCGACCAGTATTTCACCGAGCATCCCGGGACGCCGCGCCTGCCGCTGATGATCTCCGGTACCGTCACCGACGCATCCGGCCGCATCCTGTCCGGCCAGACCGTCTCGGCCTTCTGGAACTCCGTGCGCCACGCGAAACCGCTGACGATCGGCCTGAATTGCGCGCTGGGCGCCGCCCTGATGCGCCCGTACGCGGAAGAGCTGTCCCAAATCGCCGACACGTTCGTCTGCATCTACCCGAACGCCGGCCTGCCCAACCCGATGAGCGACACGGGCTTCGACGAACTGCCGTCCGACACGTCCGCCCTGCTGCGCGAGTTCGCCGACGCCGGCTTCGTCAACATCGCCGGCGGCTGCTGCGGCACGACGCCGGAACACATCCAGGCGATCGGCGAACTGCTGGCCGACTGCCCGCCGCGCACCGTGCCGGAGATCCCCGTCGCGCTGCGCCTGTCCGGCCTGGAGCCGTTCGTCGTCGACGACACGTCCCTGTTCGTCAACGTCGGCGAGCGCACCAACGTCACGGGTTCGAAGGCGTTCGCGCGCATGATCCTGAACGAGCAGTTCGACGAAGCGCTGTCCGTCGCGCGCCAGCAGGTCGAGAACGGCGCCCAGGTCATCGACATCAATATGGACGAGGCGATGCTCGATTCGCAGGCCGCGATGACGCGCTTCCTGAACCTGATCGCCTCGGAACCGGACATCTCGCGCGTGCCGATCATGATCGACTCCTCCAAATGGAGCGTGATCGAGGCGGGCCTGAAATGCGTGCAGGGCAAGGCCATCGTCAACTCGATCTCGATGAAGGAAGGCGAAGAGGAATTCCTGCGCCAGGCCACGCTGTGCCGCCGCTACGGCGCGGCCGTGATCGTGATGGCCTTCGACGAGAAGGGCCAGGCCGACACGTTCGAGCGCAAGATCGAGATCTGCAAGCGCGCGTACGACACGCTCGTGCAGAAGGTCGGATTCCCGCCCGAGGACATCATCTTCGACCCGAACATCTTCGCCATCGCCACCGGCATCGAGGAACACGACAACTACGCCGTCGACTTCATCAACGCCACGCGCTGGATCCGCGAGCACCTGCCGTACGCGAAGGTGTCGGGCGGCGTATCGAACGTGTCGTTCTCGTTCCGCGGCAACGACCCGGCCCGCGAGGCGATCCACACCGTGTTCCTGTACCACGCCATCAAGGCCGGCATGACGATGGGCATCGTCAACGCGGGCATGGTGGGCGTGTACGACGACCTCGATCCGGAGCTGCGCGAGCGCGTGGAAGACGTCGTGCTGAACCGCCGCCCGGACGCCACCGAGCGCATGATCGAATTCGCCGGCACCCTGAAGGCCGGCGGCGCCAAGCAGGAACAGAACCTCGAGTGGCGGAGTGCCCCGGTCGGCAAGCGCCTCGCGCACGCGCTGGTGCACGGCATCACGCAGTGGATCGTCGAGGACACCGAGGAAGCGCGCCAGCAGATCGCCAACGAAGGCGGCCGTCCGATCCAGGTGATCGAAGGCCCGCTGATGGACGGCATGAACGTCGTCGGCGACCTGTTCGGCCAGGGCAAGATGTTCCTGCCGCAGGTGGTGAAATCGGCGCGCGTGATGAAGCAGGCCGTCGCCCACCTGATCCCGTTCATCGAGGAAGAAAAGGCGGCGGAGGAAGCGCGCACGGGCATCGTCGCGAAACCGAAGGGCAAGATGGTCATCGCCACCGTGAAAGGCGACGTGCACGACATCGGCAAGAACATCGTCTCCGTGGTCCTGCAATGTAATAACTTCGAGATCGTCAACATGGGGGTGATGGTGCCCGCATCCGAGATCCTCGCGAAGGCCAAGGCAGAGAACGCGGACATCATCGGCCTGTCGGGCCTGATCACGCCGTCGCTCGAAGAGATGGCCCACGTCGCGCGCGAGATGCAGCGCGACCCGTGGTTCCGCGACCGCCGCATTCCCCTCTTGATCGGCGGCGCGACGACGAGCCGCGCGCACACGGCCGTCAAGATCGCACCGCATTACGAAGGCCCGGTCGTGTACGTGCCGGACGCGTCGCGGTCCGTCTCCGTCGGCCAGTCGCTCGTGACGGCGGAGACGCGCGACGGCTACGTCGCCGAGATCGCCGAGGACTACGAACGCATCCGCGAACAGCACGCCAATAAAAAAGCGCTGCCGATGGTGAGCCTGGAGCAGGCGCGCGCGAACAAGGCACAGCTGTCCTTCGCGCCCGTGAAGCCGAAGTTCATCGGCCGCCGCGTCTTCAAGAACGTCGACCTGGCCCTGCTTTCCCGCTACATCGACTGGGGTCCGTTCTTCCAGACGTGGGACCTGGCCGGCCCGTATCCCGCGATCCTGACCGACGAAGTCGTGGGCGAAGCGGCGACGAAGGTGTTCGAGGAAGGCCAGGCGATGCTGAAGAAAATCATCGACGGCCGCTGGCTGACCGCGAACGGCGCCATCGCGCTGCTGCCCGCGAACAGCGTCAACGACGACGACATCGAGATCTATACGGACGACACCCGCAGCGAAGTCGCGTTCACGTATTACGGCCTGCGCCAGCAGGGCGTCAAGCCAGTGGTCGACGGCATCCAGCGTCCGAACCAGTGCCTGGCCGACTTCATCGCGCCGAAGAGCTCGGGCATCGCGGACTACATCGGCATGTTCGCCGTCACGGCGGGCATCGGCGCCGAGAAGATCGAGAAGCGCTTCGAAGCCGCGGGCGACGACTATTCGTCGATCATGGTGAAGGCCCTGGCCGACCGCCTGGCCGAAGCGTTCGCCGAGTACATGCACGAGCGCGTGCGCACGGACCTGTGGGGTTATGTCGCGGACGAGAAGCTGTCGAACGAGGCGCTGATCAAGGAAGAATACGTCGGCATCCGTCCGGCGCCGGGCTATCCGGCATGCCCGGAACACACCGTCAAGGCCGACCTGTTCAAGACGCTGCAGGCCGAGGAGATCGGCATGCAATTGACGGAGTCGTTCGCGATGTATCCGGGCGCCGCGGTATCGGGCTTCTACTTCGCGCACCCGGAATCGAAGTACTTCGTGGTCGGCAAGATCGGCCAGGACCAGCTCGAGGACATGGCCAAGCGCCGCGGCTTGCCGAAGGACGAGGTGGAGCGCTACCTGGCGCCCAACCTCTGA
- a CDS encoding BrnA antitoxin family protein: MNKEYVHEWDQPATRNDESDTAPVKTHAVAGVKQIVTIRLDVDMLEWFKSAGPGYQTRINQVLREYMEANRVRAQGEQH; this comes from the coding sequence ATGAACAAAGAATACGTACATGAGTGGGATCAGCCGGCTACTCGCAACGACGAGAGCGACACCGCCCCGGTCAAGACCCACGCTGTCGCCGGCGTCAAACAAATCGTCACGATCCGCTTGGATGTGGACATGCTGGAATGGTTCAAGTCGGCTGGTCCGGGCTACCAGACCCGCATCAACCAGGTGCTGCGTGAATACATGGAAGCGAATCGCGTGCGTGCTCAAGGCGAGCAGCACTAA
- the fmt gene encoding methionyl-tRNA formyltransferase: MRVVFAGTPEFAAVALRALLDAGFEVPLVLTQPDRPAGRGMQLQASSVKQVAVAHGIEVLQPLSLRMDAKDPQRASEAQAAHARLLATDYDVMVVAAYGLILPRSTLDIKPCINIHGSILPRWRGAAPIHRAIEAGDAETGVTIMEMEEGLDTGPMLLIERIAIEDTDTTGSLHDKLAALGGRMIVDALRKMEHGQLEAVPQPEDGVTYAAKIGKEEAKLDWSLPATLLARKVRAFNPFPGAHGQAGATTVKIWNAQPADGRGQPGQVLQADAQGIVVACGTGALRLTELQKPGGKRLAAAEFLKGFSFDGLAFA; the protein is encoded by the coding sequence ATGAGGGTCGTCTTCGCCGGCACGCCGGAATTCGCCGCCGTCGCGCTGCGCGCCCTGCTGGACGCCGGTTTCGAGGTGCCGCTCGTGCTGACCCAGCCGGACCGTCCGGCCGGCCGCGGCATGCAGCTGCAGGCCTCAAGCGTGAAACAGGTTGCCGTCGCGCACGGTATCGAGGTGTTGCAGCCGCTGTCGCTGCGCATGGACGCGAAAGATCCTCAGCGTGCGAGCGAAGCGCAGGCCGCGCACGCGCGCCTGCTCGCGACGGACTACGATGTGATGGTCGTGGCCGCCTACGGCCTGATCCTCCCCCGCTCCACGCTCGACATCAAGCCTTGCATCAATATCCACGGCTCCATCCTGCCCCGCTGGCGTGGCGCCGCGCCCATCCACCGCGCGATCGAAGCGGGCGATGCGGAAACGGGCGTCACGATCATGGAGATGGAAGAAGGCCTGGACACGGGCCCGATGCTGCTGATCGAGCGCATCGCCATCGAGGACACGGACACGACCGGCAGCCTGCACGACAAGCTGGCGGCCCTGGGCGGCCGCATGATCGTCGACGCTCTGCGCAAGATGGAGCACGGCCAATTGGAAGCCGTGCCCCAGCCGGAGGACGGCGTCACGTATGCCGCCAAGATCGGCAAGGAAGAGGCGAAGCTGGACTGGTCGCTGCCGGCCACCCTGCTGGCGCGCAAGGTGCGCGCCTTCAACCCGTTCCCGGGCGCGCATGGCCAGGCGGGCGCGACAACGGTCAAGATCTGGAACGCGCAACCGGCCGATGGCCGCGGCCAACCGGGCCAGGTGTTGCAGGCCGATGCCCAGGGCATCGTCGTGGCCTGCGGCACGGGTGCGCTGCGCTTGACGGAATTGCAAAAGCCGGGAGGCAAGCGCCTGGCGGCGGCCGAATTCCTGAAAGGTTTTTCGTTCGACGGCCTCGCGTTCGCCTAA
- the def gene encoding peptide deformylase: MALLNILRYPDPRLHKVAKPVTEFGDRLHKLVADMAETMYDAPGVGLAATQVDVHERVVVIDVTETKDNLLVFINPEIVWASPEKQVYDEGCLSVPGIYDGVERPARVKVRAVDQHNKPFELEADGLLAVCIQHEMDHLMGKVFVEYLSPLKRNRIKTKLQKEERDMQRSAARRA; this comes from the coding sequence ATGGCCTTACTGAACATCCTCCGCTACCCCGACCCGCGCCTGCACAAGGTCGCCAAGCCGGTCACCGAATTCGGCGACCGCCTCCACAAGCTGGTGGCGGACATGGCCGAAACCATGTACGACGCCCCGGGTGTGGGCCTGGCCGCCACGCAGGTCGACGTGCACGAGCGCGTCGTCGTCATCGACGTGACCGAGACCAAGGACAATCTGCTGGTCTTCATCAACCCGGAAATCGTCTGGGCCAGCCCGGAAAAGCAAGTCTACGACGAAGGCTGCCTGTCGGTGCCGGGCATTTATGACGGCGTCGAGCGCCCGGCGCGCGTCAAGGTGCGCGCCGTCGACCAGCACAACAAGCCGTTCGAGCTCGAAGCCGACGGTCTGCTGGCCGTCTGCATCCAGCACGAGATGGACCATTTGATGGGCAAGGTCTTCGTGGAATACCTGTCGCCGCTGAAGCGCAACCGTATCAAGACGAAACTGCAGAAGGAAGAGCGCGACATGCAGCGCTCGGCCGCCCGCCGCGCATGA